The DNA window AACACTCATTTTTATACAGGTTTGTATCATGTTTTAGGTGGGCTAATTGACCCCATGGCAGGTGTAGGACCAGATAAAATTACACTTAATCAACTTATACAAAGAGTTCAACAAGAACCAATTACAGAAGTAATATTTGCCCTAAATGCAACCATAGAAGGAGATACCACACTTCATTATGCTGCTAAGCAAATTCATGCGGTTCGTAGCGATATCAAGATAACTACAATATCTAGAGGTATTCCCGTGGGCGGAGAATTAGAGTACGTAGATGAAACTACCTTAGGGCGTTCTCTTCAACACAGAATTACTATTTAAGGAACTGAACTCAACTCAAATTTTATTAAATAAGCAGAAAAGCAGCCTGACCGTTACAAATGAAAGAAATATTTCAGCAGCGGTTATTGACATGGTTTGAAAAGCATAAAAGAGATTTACCTTGGCGAAAAACGCAAGATCCTTATTTAATTTGGCTATCGGAGATAATTTTACAGCAAACCCGTGTAGTGCAAGGGCTGCCATACTACCTCAAATTTATTGAAAAGTATCCTACGATACATGATCTAGCCAATGCACCCGAAGATGAAATAATGAAACTTTGGCAAGGGCTAGGTTATTACTCACGGGCTAAAAACATGCACTACACTGCAAAATGGATTGTGGAGCATTACCAAGGACAATTTCCTACTACTTTCAAAGAAATCAGACAACTCAAAGGCATCGGAGATTATACTGCTGCAGCAATTGCTTCATTTGCTTACAATCAACCTGTAGCCGTAGTAGATGGCAATGTTCAGCGTGTGTTAGCACGTTGTTTGGGCATACAAGCAGATATAAAGCAGAAAAAAGTCTTTCAGAACTATGCGGATTCTCTTTTAAATTTTGACAGTCCTGCGGCACATAATCAAGCCATGATGGAGTTTGGGGCCATACAGTGTGTCCCCAAAAATCCTGATTGTCATCGTTGCATCATGAAGGATATATGCTACGCATATACTCATCAAGCAGTAATGAAATTACCGGTCAAAACGCAAAAAGAAGCCAAGCCCCATAAAACTGCCCATTTTTACTACATAGAAAACGAACACGGACAAATTCTCATTCGTAAGCGAGCAGAAAAAGGTATATGGGCAAATTTGTATGAAATTCCTAACACTTTGGAGCAGAGTTTGAATTTTAATTTTTCTGATAAGTACCTTAGAAAAGGCTATCTCAAACATGTTTTTACTCATTTTGTGTTGCATATTACTTGGTTTCATTACAGAGTAAAAAGTGAGGATATTTTGTTGTGTGAAAAATGTCATTGGATAGATGCTCATCAAATTGAGGCTTTTGCTTATCCTGTACCAGTTCAAAAAATTATCCATGCGGTTAAGCAAAGGGATGCAGAATTATTATTTTTTTAATCATTTTTTAATTTTTTGGGCGTGCCCTTGTGGGCGTTTCGCTTGCGCTCATGCCCACAAGGTCGGCGTGCTACGGGCTACGCTAACGCTTCGGTGCTTCGCTTCGCTACGCACCGTGCTGACGCACGCCCTTCGCATGCCTCACGCAAGGAATCTCCGAAATAATCATTTCGCTACAATTTATATAAGGTTTAGGCTGCAACCCCCTGTATTTCAAGCTTACAACAAGGTAAAAATGCGACTGTACAGGTAGAATCTACGCTTCTATACAGAGAATGCAGGGCAGACTATAGCTACGTTGGCATGGGCAAAGCATGTACTGTCATTCAATCATTACCAACTATTACCAAATAACGTGCTCGAAAGCTATTGCGTAGAAATTCAGAGTTTATGTAGGTACTAAAAAACAAAAGCACAACATAAGCGGTTGTGCTTT is part of the Bacteroidia bacterium genome and encodes:
- the mutY gene encoding A/G-specific adenine glycosylase encodes the protein MKEIFQQRLLTWFEKHKRDLPWRKTQDPYLIWLSEIILQQTRVVQGLPYYLKFIEKYPTIHDLANAPEDEIMKLWQGLGYYSRAKNMHYTAKWIVEHYQGQFPTTFKEIRQLKGIGDYTAAAIASFAYNQPVAVVDGNVQRVLARCLGIQADIKQKKVFQNYADSLLNFDSPAAHNQAMMEFGAIQCVPKNPDCHRCIMKDICYAYTHQAVMKLPVKTQKEAKPHKTAHFYYIENEHGQILIRKRAEKGIWANLYEIPNTLEQSLNFNFSDKYLRKGYLKHVFTHFVLHITWFHYRVKSEDILLCEKCHWIDAHQIEAFAYPVPVQKIIHAVKQRDAELLFF
- the recR gene encoding recombination mediator RecR yields the protein MNYPSKVIEEAVQQFSKLPGIGKKTALRLTLFLLRQPEEFVKPIAESILSLKSKAQLCKKCYNVADSELCNICLNSNRNANLLCVVKDVQDVLAIENTHFYTGLYHVLGGLIDPMAGVGPDKITLNQLIQRVQQEPITEVIFALNATIEGDTTLHYAAKQIHAVRSDIKITTISRGIPVGGELEYVDETTLGRSLQHRITI